Proteins found in one Halococcus agarilyticus genomic segment:
- a CDS encoding universal stress protein: MIDTVVLATDGSASVARATAVALDLARRFGAEVHALYVVEESDVAAAPDDVRERLREALEADGETALEDVRGASGRAITTAVREGRPASEIGTYAREHDADLVATGTRGRHGEHRFVLGSVAEAVVRSCPVPVLTVRQLDAT, from the coding sequence ATGATCGACACCGTCGTGCTCGCCACGGACGGCTCGGCGAGCGTCGCCAGGGCGACCGCCGTCGCGCTCGACCTCGCGCGCCGGTTCGGGGCCGAGGTCCACGCGCTGTACGTCGTCGAGGAGAGCGACGTCGCCGCCGCGCCCGACGACGTCCGCGAACGCCTCCGCGAAGCGCTCGAAGCCGACGGCGAGACCGCGCTCGAAGACGTCCGCGGGGCGAGCGGCCGGGCGATCACGACCGCGGTCCGCGAGGGCCGACCCGCGAGCGAGATCGGGACGTACGCGCGCGAACACGACGCCGACCTCGTGGCGACCGGGACACGCGGCCGCCACGGCGAACACCGGTTCGTCCTCGGGAGCGTCGCCGAGGCCGTCGTCCGGAGCTGTCCAGTCCCCGTCCTCACCGTGCGCCAGCTCGACGCCACATAG